Proteins encoded together in one Planctopirus ephydatiae window:
- a CDS encoding vWA domain-containing protein — protein MTRRDLTHITFVLDRSGSMTAIKSATIESFNAFLNSQKALPGCATMTLVQFDYAYELLANMQPLEAIPELDIKTFIPRGSTALLDAMGRAIAETGEALSRPPEADRPGTVIFVTLTDGEENSSLQFDMATINQQISHQRSVYQWQFVFLAANQDAIATAANLGIGAGQALRFATNPEKVAATFDIMSAQMQKVRAAKMADDDADNPLLREIEFTDAMRILADE, from the coding sequence ATGACGCGTCGCGATCTCACACACATTACGTTCGTGCTCGATCGATCGGGTTCCATGACGGCGATCAAATCAGCGACCATCGAAAGTTTCAATGCCTTTCTCAACTCCCAAAAGGCATTACCGGGCTGCGCCACGATGACTCTGGTGCAGTTCGACTATGCGTACGAACTCCTGGCCAATATGCAACCACTCGAGGCGATACCTGAACTCGACATTAAGACATTCATCCCCCGCGGTTCGACCGCATTACTAGATGCCATGGGCCGGGCGATTGCTGAAACTGGGGAAGCACTTTCCCGGCCGCCCGAAGCCGATCGCCCGGGAACCGTAATCTTCGTGACGCTGACCGATGGTGAAGAGAACTCGAGTCTGCAGTTCGACATGGCCACCATCAATCAGCAGATCAGCCATCAGCGGTCGGTCTATCAATGGCAGTTTGTTTTCCTCGCAGCCAATCAGGATGCGATTGCCACGGCAGCAAACCTCGGGATCGGTGCCGGCCAGGCACTCCGTTTTGCCACCAATCCCGAAAAAGTCGCTGCCACTTTTGACATCATGAGCGCACAAATGCAGAAAGTTCGCGCTGCGAAAATGGCAGATGACGACGCGGACAACCCGCTCCTCAGGGAAATCGAATTCACCGACGCGATGCGAATTCTGGCAGACGAATAA
- a CDS encoding helix-turn-helix transcriptional regulator produces the protein MSDTTQILRQWMLLRILSARRQGVSLKALAEELKASTKTIQRDLALLQQLAFPIEQEVSSHGRKLWKMTDTTGIPALTFTLEEAAALYWGSQFLEGLAGTYFWQGSRTALKKIRTALGAPALKHLQKLATGIHLTHAKVVDYESRAKMIDDLMVAMEERRLTVITYQSLRATEPVTLLDIHPYALVHHKHALYVIAWSKDHESIRTFKVDRITHVELHQWIFDRPEDFDPAVHLEHSFGIFSSSKAPETVKVRFAANVSRILEEKKFHPSQKLTTQWDGSILAEYQLGPLEELTSWLLSFGPQVEVLEPEHLRKRVIDSLRQTLHYYEKPDLPPSSTLAPTYSLPTKRKAK, from the coding sequence ATGTCGGATACGACTCAAATCCTGCGCCAATGGATGCTGTTGCGGATCCTCTCTGCCCGTCGGCAAGGCGTTTCTCTCAAGGCTTTGGCCGAAGAACTCAAGGCCTCGACCAAAACCATTCAGCGCGATCTCGCACTCCTCCAGCAACTCGCCTTCCCCATTGAACAGGAGGTCTCTTCGCACGGACGCAAACTCTGGAAAATGACCGATACCACCGGCATCCCGGCCCTCACATTCACGCTCGAAGAAGCCGCCGCCCTTTATTGGGGAAGTCAGTTCCTTGAAGGACTGGCTGGCACTTACTTCTGGCAAGGCTCACGCACGGCTCTCAAGAAAATCCGCACAGCATTAGGAGCACCTGCACTCAAACACCTCCAAAAGCTGGCCACTGGCATTCATCTCACACATGCTAAAGTTGTGGATTATGAATCCCGGGCCAAGATGATCGACGATCTGATGGTCGCGATGGAAGAACGCCGACTTACGGTGATTACTTATCAATCACTTCGAGCGACAGAACCAGTCACCTTACTCGATATTCATCCTTATGCACTCGTCCATCACAAACATGCTCTCTATGTGATTGCCTGGTCGAAGGATCACGAATCGATCCGTACTTTTAAGGTCGATCGCATTACCCATGTCGAGTTGCATCAATGGATCTTTGACCGCCCCGAAGATTTCGACCCGGCGGTACACCTCGAACATTCGTTCGGCATCTTCTCAAGTAGTAAAGCCCCGGAAACTGTGAAAGTCCGCTTTGCCGCCAACGTCAGCAGGATCCTCGAAGAGAAAAAGTTCCACCCCAGCCAGAAACTCACGACTCAGTGGGATGGGAGCATTCTCGCGGAATATCAGCTCGGCCCCTTAGAAGAACTCACCTCCTGGCTCCTCAGCTTCGGCCCCCAAGTCGAAGTCTTGGAACCCGAACACCTGAGAAAACGAGTCATCGACTCACTCAGGCAGACACTCCATTACTACGAAAAGCCCGACTTACCACCATCTTCGACACTGGCACCTACATATTCATTACCTACAAAGCGCAAAGCGAAATAG